GAACGAGATCACCCCGTGCAACCTCTCGCTGGACCGCCTGGCGCAGGCGTCCAAGGAGGGCGTGCACTCCGGCGGCGGTTACCCGCTGCAGTTCGGCACCATCTCCGTCTCCGACGGCATCTCGATGGGCCACGAGGGCATGCACTTCTCGCTGGTCTCCCGTGAGGTCATCGCCGACTCCGTCGAGGTCGTCATGCAGGCCGAGCGCCTCGACGGCTCCGTGCTGCTGGCCGGTTGCGACAAGTCACTGCCCGGGATGCTCATGGCCGCGGCCAGGCTCGACCTCGCGAGCGTCTTCCTCTACGCCGGGTCCATCGCACCCGGCTGGGTGAAGCTCTCCGACGGCACCGAAAAAGACATCACCATCATCGACTCCTTCGAAGCCGTCGGCGCCGTCAAGGCCGGCCGTATGAGCGTCGAGGACGCCAAGCGCATCGAGTGCGCCTTCGCGCCCGGCGAGGGCGCCTGCGGCGGCATGTACACCGCCAACACCATGGCCAGCGTCGCCGAGGCCCTGGGCATGAGCCTGCCCGGCTCCGCCTCGCCCGCCTCCGCGGACCGCCGCCGCGACTACTACGCGCACCGCTCCGGTGAGGCCGTCGTCAACCTGCTGCGCCTGGGCATCACCACCAGGGACATCCTCACCAAGAAGGCGTTCGAGAACGCCATCGCCGTGGCAATGGCCTTCGGCGGCTCCACCAACGTGGTGCTGCACCTGCTTGCCATCGCCCAGGAGGCCGAGGTCGAGCTCACCCTCGACGACTTCAACCGCATCGGCGACAAGGTTCCGCACATCGGCGACCTCAAGCCCTTCGGCAAGTTCGTGATGAACGACGTCGACCGTCACGGCGGCGTGCCCGTCGTCATGCGCGCGTTGCTCGAGGCCGGCCTGCTCCACGGCGACGCGCTCACCGTGACCGGCAAGACCGTCGCCGAGAACCTCGCCGAGATCGACCCGCCCGCACTGGACGGCACGGTGCTGCGCACCCTCGACAACCCCATCCACGCCTCCGGCGGCATCACCATCCTCAAGGGCTCGATGGCCCCTGAGGGCGCCGTCGTGAAGACCGCCGGCTTCGACAGCGACATCTTCGAGGGCCCCGCCCGGGTGTTCGAGCGTGAGCGCTCGGCCATGGACGCGCTCACCAACGGCGAGATCCTCAAGGGCGACGTCGTCATCATCCGCTACGAAGGACCCAAGGGCGGCCCGGGCATGCGCGAGATGCTCTCGATCACCGCGGCCATCAAGGGCGCCGGGCTCGGAGCCGATGTACTACTATTGACTGATGGTCGATTCTCAGGCGGCACAACCGGACTGTGTATCGGCCATATAGCACCCGAAGCGGTGGACGCAGGTCCGATCGCCTTCGTGCGCGATGGTGATCTGATACGGGTCGATATCGCAGCTCGCTCGCTCGACCTACTTGTCGACGCTGAAGAGCTCGCCGCCCGCCGAGAAGGCTGGGCCCCGCTTCCTCCCCGTTACACCCGTGGCGTCCTCGCCAAGTACTCCAAGCTCGTGCAGTCGGCGGCCCTCGGAGCGACCACGGGCTGATCGACACCATCCGTCACCGACTTAGGGATTTGCCTCTCATGACCACGGAACCTTCGCCCGTGCCGACACCCTCCTTTCCGACGCCATCCGGTCCTGCGTCCGGCGCCACGACGGCGCCGGACGGCGTGACCGAGCCCGAGATCCTCACCGGATCCGGCGCGATCCTGCGCACCCTCAAGCTGCTCGGCGTCACCGACGTCTTCGGCCTGCCGGGCGGCGCCGTCATCCCGCTCTACGACGAGCTGATGAACCAGGACGACATCCGTCACATCCTGGTACGCCACGAACAGGGCGCCGGTCATGCCGCCGAGGGCTACGCGTCCTCGAGCAACCGGGTCGGGGTGGCCATCGCCACCTCGGGCCCCGGCGCGACCAACCTGGTCACGGCCATCGCCGACGCCTACATGGACTCGGTGCCGCTCCTGGCCATCACCGGCCAGGTCTTCTCCACGCTGATGGGCACGGATGCCTTCCAGGAGGCCGACATCGTGGGCATCACGATGCCGATCACCAAGCACTCCTTCCTCGTGAAGCGGCCCGAAGACATCCCCGCCGCCATCGCCTCTGCGTTCCTGATCTGCAACACGGGACGCCCCGGCCCGGTGCTGGTGGACATCACCAAGGACGCCCAGCAGCTGAGCGCCCCGTTCATCTGGCCGCCCAAGCTCGACCTGCCCGGCTACCGGCCGATCACCAAGGCGCACGGCAAGCAGGTGCAGGCCGCTGCGGCGCTCCTGGCCGGTGCCGAGAAGCCCGTGTTCTACGTGGGCGGCGGTGTCATCCGCGCCAAGGCCTCGCCCGAACTGCTCGAGTTGGCCGAACTCACCGGCACGCCCGTCGTCACCACCCTGATGGCCCGTGGCGCGTTCCCGGATTCACACAAGCAGCACCTGGGCATGCCCGGAATGCACGGCACCGTCGCGGCGGTCCTCGCCCTGCAGGAATCCGACCTGATCATCGCCCTCGGTGCCCGCTTCGACGACCGGGTGACCGGTAAGGCCAGCGAGTTCGCGCCGAACGCCACCATCGTGCACGTCGACGTCGACCCGGCGGAGATCGGCAAGATCCGCGCCGCCGACGTGCCCATCGTGGGTGACGCCAAGGACGTGATCGCTGACCTCACGGTGGCCTACCGCGATGCGATCACGACGACCACGCCCGACATCACCGAGTGGTGGACGTACCTCAACGGTCTCCGCGAGAAGTTCCCGCTCGGCTACAGCGAACCCGCCGACGGCCTGCTCGCCCCGCAGTACGTGATCAAGCGCATCGGCGAACTGACCGGACCGGAGGGCGTCTACGCCGCCGGCGTCGGCCAGCACCAGATGTGGGCCGCACAGTTCATCAAGTACGAACGCCCCAACTCCTGGCTCAACTCCGGCGGCGCCGGCACCATGGGCTACTCGGTTCCCGCCGCCATGGGCGCCAAGGTCGCCGAACCCGACCGCGTGGTCTGGTCGATCGACGGTGACGGCTGCTTCCAGATGACCAATCAGGAGCTCGCCACCTGCACGATCAACAACATCCCGATCAAGGTGGCGATCATCAACAACTCGTCCCTCGGCATGGTGCGCCAGTGGCAGTCGCTGTTCTACGACGGCAG
This is a stretch of genomic DNA from Cryobacterium soli. It encodes these proteins:
- the ilvD gene encoding dihydroxy-acid dehydratase, which encodes MPEFDMKPRSRDVTDGIEATTSRGMLRAVGMGDADWDKPQIGIASSWNEITPCNLSLDRLAQASKEGVHSGGGYPLQFGTISVSDGISMGHEGMHFSLVSREVIADSVEVVMQAERLDGSVLLAGCDKSLPGMLMAAARLDLASVFLYAGSIAPGWVKLSDGTEKDITIIDSFEAVGAVKAGRMSVEDAKRIECAFAPGEGACGGMYTANTMASVAEALGMSLPGSASPASADRRRDYYAHRSGEAVVNLLRLGITTRDILTKKAFENAIAVAMAFGGSTNVVLHLLAIAQEAEVELTLDDFNRIGDKVPHIGDLKPFGKFVMNDVDRHGGVPVVMRALLEAGLLHGDALTVTGKTVAENLAEIDPPALDGTVLRTLDNPIHASGGITILKGSMAPEGAVVKTAGFDSDIFEGPARVFERERSAMDALTNGEILKGDVVIIRYEGPKGGPGMREMLSITAAIKGAGLGADVLLLTDGRFSGGTTGLCIGHIAPEAVDAGPIAFVRDGDLIRVDIAARSLDLLVDAEELAARREGWAPLPPRYTRGVLAKYSKLVQSAALGATTG
- a CDS encoding acetolactate synthase large subunit; protein product: MTTEPSPVPTPSFPTPSGPASGATTAPDGVTEPEILTGSGAILRTLKLLGVTDVFGLPGGAVIPLYDELMNQDDIRHILVRHEQGAGHAAEGYASSSNRVGVAIATSGPGATNLVTAIADAYMDSVPLLAITGQVFSTLMGTDAFQEADIVGITMPITKHSFLVKRPEDIPAAIASAFLICNTGRPGPVLVDITKDAQQLSAPFIWPPKLDLPGYRPITKAHGKQVQAAAALLAGAEKPVFYVGGGVIRAKASPELLELAELTGTPVVTTLMARGAFPDSHKQHLGMPGMHGTVAAVLALQESDLIIALGARFDDRVTGKASEFAPNATIVHVDVDPAEIGKIRAADVPIVGDAKDVIADLTVAYRDAITTTTPDITEWWTYLNGLREKFPLGYSEPADGLLAPQYVIKRIGELTGPEGVYAAGVGQHQMWAAQFIKYERPNSWLNSGGAGTMGYSVPAAMGAKVAEPDRVVWSIDGDGCFQMTNQELATCTINNIPIKVAIINNSSLGMVRQWQSLFYDGRHSFTDLNTGHGTAMVPDFVKMADAYGALGIRVTSADQVDDAIKLALATNDRPVVIDFIVSRDAMVWPMVPQGVSNSFVQYAKDHAPTWEEE